The window CAACCACGGACGAAATGTGTCTGACCTTTGTGAGTTACTATCCTAAAATTCCAACGATGAAATGTGTAAGTGTGCCCTGGATGGATCAAATTTATGGCTACTTTGGAATAACAAACTACACGTGAGATTGAATGCTGAATTTAATACCTGTCAATCATTTTGGAGCCAATTGTTGGGAACCACAGATTAATTATTCGAAGCGTAATTATAAGAGAAAAGCAGCCAGGCTTATATAAAATTTAGGCCGGTTGGCATAATTATTTCGATAGAAGTATTGAGTTTTACTTCATTCGTTATTTATCAATGCGATATTTGTTGCGGTATCTTTACATGTACTTTTTTGCgtaatttatattttcttttatctGATTTTTCGCCGGAATTATTCAAAATAGCCTAACGTAACTGCGGATGTACCGAACTTACAGGCTCCACGTATCCGTTTATTATTGATGAGTTAGCATAATTCGAAATGTcaagataattttttttttacacaCATGTAATAAAGCAGCTTGCACAGCTCAGGAAAATATCTTCTTCCGCAGGTATAACAGACAACTCGATTTATATGGAACACTCAATGACGTCACTGCCTGGGAACCGCCAATATACGCCGGACAAACAGTCTCTCAAATCGTCAATGGGGTAGTTAACCAACTTAATTactaaaacaattaatttttttctcgcTCACATAGACAACACCCTATTGAAGTAACAGCCTACTAAGTGACAGTCTACAGCCTACTGTATCGCACTTGGTGGGTCGAGTTTACAACTGTTGTTTTGTTCTTATTATGCAGATCTCCTGGAATCAAACGACTGCTAACAGTTTCAGCGACGCTGTCCGCAAAATGATCAGAATACCGGTTTGTCTCGGCCAAGTGCCACTGCCTGGGGTAAATAATCAGGAGGTGTTTAATTAACTTTACTACCTAAAGCCTCCGACTAGTCTAACCATCGATTAggaaaaatgattttgtggGAATGTTGACTAAAGCTCATTAAAAGACGcagataaattattatttagcaGTTGCTTAAACGAAATTTTTTTCGAATGGGCCTACATTAGCCTATGTCTAGATGTTTTTATGCCAGATATGTTGTCATGTTAAATCCTTACCAATGTGTTTATGCAAGTGTGGGCGTTAGTCGTCGATTTCTATGTCGCCTATGAAGattaataacattttattaacAACAGGTACCAGAGTACTACTTTCCAAGAAACATCAGGACGCCTTACGTCCCACCTTCTCAATGCGTTGACACTACTACTGCCACCATGGCAACAATGACCAGCATGACAACTACCACTGGCGGCTCAACTTCAACCTACATTTTCAAAACGACTACCTTTTTTATTTCGAGCGCGTTCGCTTTGCTCCTCTGTTATTTTTAGCCTTTATTGGACTGCATAATATTACACCGCTAACAGGCGGTATGGGTACACTTGTACCCACATACACTTTATATTGAAATTCCCAAGTTAGTAATACTTTTTGTGCGGTGTGCCGTATTTATTTGGTACGAACGTTTAAATACTGTGCTCTACAGAAGTTTCACACGTGTTGTCCGGCCACGTAGACAGTGGACAACGTTATAGGATACGTTGTCTTTGTGACCTCGATTATACTCAGACAAACAGCTTATTATGCCCCTTTATTAAACTCCCATAAAATTCCTCTGATACTGCATGTCATTTTACTCAGTCGAAATTTAGCATCGATTCATTAGCATTTATTGTACAGAGAAATAACAAAGATAATAATCGGGGAGACATGTGGAAAGTAGATGCTTGCCTTTTTTATGTGCAGCTACGCTTCAAGATGATGCTCAGATTTATTAGATTTGACAACGAAAATACCCGTGCCGAGCGTATGCAAAAAGATAAAGCTGCACCAATACGAGATATTTGTCTCatgctgaataaaaatttggagAGGGCCTACAAACCACATGAATGCATCACTATAGATCAGGCCTGGCCAACGCgcggctctttcgttcatattgtatttgttttgcttGTACAGTATAAATGACTTGTAAATTTCTGTCATTTTCATGTTAGTGTGTAACATATACAATAAGTGTAGTTGAACAAAGGTGTGTATGTCAGTGAGGAAGAGACGGGTTTATATTCATGTGTGCTaatgtgtatgatgtggctctttgcggttaacacaATAAGACGTGAGGCTCTTGgtctctgactggttggccaTGCCTGCCATAGATGAACAATTGTTTCCGTATCGAGGACATATTAAATGTTCACAGTATATACCATCTAAACCGGCTAAATATGGCATTAAGGATTTCTCGGCTTGTGATGCATCAAACTCCTGCTCGCTACATGGTCAGCTTTATACTGGAAAACCAATAGATGGTCCCTGACAGGTAAATGTTGGTGAGCGAAAAGTTCCGGACCTGGTCTGTTTTTATAAAGGCTAAAGAAGAAATGTCACCATCGATAATTTCTTCACAGGTATACAGCTAGCTAAAGTAATGAACACATGGAACATAACTTTAGTTAGAATAgtcagaaaaaacaaaaggtttttGCCTAGCAACATGCAGCCAGTCAAGGAAAGGGCTGTTTACTCGACCAATTTCGCTTACCATCAAGATGCAACAgagtcattccatgtataatcaaCCAGGCCCTGTAACCACTACTCttggattttgataatttcaataactgttatagaccttggaaaaagtcgaagattaaaaaaaaaattttgaaaatatctccaggcgttttcgagttattcaaatttgaaattttcgccACACGATGGCTTTTGGTTAGTGAGCACTGGTCACgctttatgattttctttaatatctttatttctgaaggtagaataatgaaacaaatgttgaatttaccatttttggggtcaaggaattcatttaagcacataaaaaacctatatcacacctccttcatggagtaaattaagttttttaattaatgtcaaagttcaagtttacgacgcaattacaaaaatagcaatcgcattggaaacataatttttgcacttttgtgtagcatggttcatgtattttcaagtatccaaaaattggaaacttgttttttgtcctttaggaataaagttggttttaacagcaagcactatttttaagattcttataagatataaaatgcCGATTTGAGCAATATCGTATAACTGGTCATGCATATATGCAAGGTTGCAATTCCAAGgcaccaactgctagtgtttaaagattattcaccaaaaacattaattactgcCTGCTAAAGGTGCACTCTGAGAGaggttacagtaaatttgaGTTCCTTTTTGAACTTCAATTTTGCCTACTCCTATTTtgattcttattattttattattcttattcttattattattttgatttcatctatgtatgaaaatgatgaatttaCCCGTTTAATGCCTGGAATTAAAGATTATGTAAGTGTTTCCAAAAATGTTCATAAGCAAAAGAGGCtcattttgtgcaatttgaaggAATTATATgccacattttgtgaaaaatatcccGAGCTGAAGATTAGattctcaaagttttgttcactCCGTCCCAAATGGTGTGTCCCCGTATCGTCCAAAGGCAGTCATTCTGTCTGTGTGTGCATCCAACATCAAAATGCAATCCTTCTGGTTGATGCTgccaacaacaatgaaacatacaaaacattgattgacaAAATAGTGTTCAGCACGGTGAACAAAATGTGCATGTTGCATCGTTGTGAACAATGTCCTGGGTCTCCAGCACTAGAAGGCTTTTTGCTTGCACAGTATGATGAGGAACTTGATGATGAAGTCCAATGCCAACAATGGAAGTCTACAGACACGATGGATCTTATCACGGTGTTAATGATGAGATATGAATGGATTCAAGAAATTGTAAGAGTTTTGGATGATCTTACAAAGCATTCATTCATAGCTAAATGCCAATCTAGATACTTAAACTCCAGAAAGAGTTCTGTAACAGATGATACTTGTGTGATTTTGCTGGATTTTGCTGAGAATTACACTTTTACAATCCAAGATGAAGTACAAAGCTATCACTGGAACCAGCAGCAATGTACAATCCACCCCGCTGTTGTGTATTACATGCAAGATCACATCTTGATGCAGCAgtcattttgctttgtttcagaTGACTTAACACATGACACAGCTTTTGTGCATGGGCTTTTGTATAAACTCACTGCATTGATTCCAAGCTTGTCCAGCACCATTACTAAAGTTGAATATTTCTCGGACGGTTGCGCTGGACAGTATAAAAATATGCTGAATTTGTGCCATCACAAGTGTGATTTCAACCTGGAAGCGTGTTGGTCCTTTTTTGCAACCAGTCACGGGAAATCTCCATGTGACGGTGTTGGAGGTACTGTTAAACGACTGGTTAAGACAGCTAGCTTACTAAGACCTACATCTGACCAGATGTGATCTTGCATGTAATACACAACAGCGGGGTGGATTGTACATTGCTGCTGGTTCCAGTGATAGCTTTGTACTTCATCTTGGATTGTAAAAGTGTAATTCTCAGCGAAATCCAGCAAAATCACTTAAGATCATATGTTACAGAACTCTTTCTGGAGTTTAAGTATCTAGATTGGCATTTAGCTATGAATGAATGCTTTGTAAGATCATCCAAAACTCTTACAATTTCTTGAATCCATTCATATCTCATCATTAACACCGTGATAAGATCCATCGTGTCTGTAGACTTCCATTGTTGGCATTGGACTTCATCATCAAGTTCCTCATCATACTGTGCAAGCAAAAAGCCTTCTAGTGCTGGAGACCCAGGACATTGTTCACAACGATGCAACATGCACATTTTGTTCACCGTGCTGAACACTATTTtgtcaatcaatgttttgtatgtttcattgttgttggcAGCATCAACCAGAAGGATTGCATTTTGATGTTGGATGCACACACAGACAGAATGACTGCCTTTGGACGATACGGGGACACACCATTTGGGACGGagtgaacaaaactttgagaatCTAATCTTTAGCTCgagatatttttcacaaaatgtggcATATAATTccttcaaattgcacaaaatgaGCCTCTTTTGCTTATGAACATTTTTGGAAACACTTACATAATCTTTAATTCCAGGCATTAAACGGGtaaattcatcattttcatacatagatgaaatcaaaataataataagaataagaataataaaataataagaatcaAAATAGGAGTAGGCAAAATTGAAGTTCAAAAAGGAACtcaaatttactgtaacctCTCTCAGAGTGCACCTTTAGCAGgcagtaattaatgtttttggtgaataatctttaaacactagcagttggtgcCTTGGAATTGCAACCTTGCATATATGCATGACCAGTTATACGATATTGCTCAAATCGgcattttatatcttataagaatcttaaaaatagtgcttgctgttaaaaccaactttattcctaaaggacaaaaaacaagtttccaatttttggatacatgaaaatacatgaaccatgctacacaaaagtgcaaaaattatgtttccaatgcgattgctatttttgtaattgcatcgtaaacttgaactttgacattaattaaaaaacttaatttactccatgaaggaggtgtgatataggttttttatgtgcttaaatgaattccttgaccCCAAAAATGGTGAATTcgacatttgtttcattattctaccttcagaaataaagatattaaagaaaatcataaagcGTGACCAGTGCTCACTAGCCAAAAGCCATCGTGTggcgaaaatttcaaatttgaataactcgaaaacgcctggagatattttcaaaattttttttttaatcttcggCTTTCTCCAAGgtctataacatatattgaaattattaaaatccaagagtagtggttacaaatttaaaaaaaattggttgattatacatggaatgactcAACAGTCTGTTCTTATGTggcaaagaaaaaagatttgtaCTTTTATCATCCATGCCCATGACTGGATAAGTCGAAGCGACGCAATCAAGCAAACCAGAGATAATCAAGTATTATAACAAAACCAAAGCTGGGTTGAACACGATGGACAAAATGCTGGGTGAGTACACTGTAAAACGACGGACATTGCGTCGGTCATTGGCGTTTTTCTATAACATGATTGACGTCACTGGCTTAGTTCAGGAAAAAGGTACAACGGAGAAAGCTTCTGAAACATCTTTCAAAACAGCTATGTATGCCTTCAGTGGAAGCTCGCTCTACCAACCGAATGGTGATGAGAAACCGTTTCCTTCAAGCTGCAGTGAAAATGGTTTTAAGACGGCACACTGCGACACTGCCAGAAGGGACAGTAAATAACTCCAAAGAACCCCATGGAAGTCGTGGAGCTACACCGATTGTTGGCAGCTGCTATGTCTACAGACACCAGAAACTATAACGAAATAAGACCAGGAAAAGCTGCGTGGCTTGCGTTCAGCTTGTTTGCGACAAATACTCAGTAACAAAAACATAGTGTATCACTTGTGCAACGGACTAAAACTACCTCGATTAAGTTTTcctttatatttttgtatcaaataaatcatttctgtAATCTGTTTCActcaatatttgaaaaattgtcTCTGTTTATGTATTCTGGCGTCATTTCAATACAAAATGTATAAGGGTAAAATTGTACCCACGCCACCTCTTAAAGGGTGTAAAAACAACTCAAACCTCTATCTCGGTAACGTGTGAAgattttttgctgaaatttaGTCTGCATAATCTAACACAAAAATGTAGAAATGTCAGGAAATTTCAGGTCTCTCAGGTTTCTAGAAAAAAGACTGTCTTATATTAAAATTAGAAAAGTTACAATTGTACCCACGCAGTCGGACGAAGGTAAAAATGGCGAGATATGACAATAATTCAATATGAGACCACATTAATAAACCTACAATGGAAAAATCCTACCACTTTAGAGATAGCAGGTTAAAAGTAGACATTTTGGATTCTGTTTGGATAACTTTGAGAGTTTGGGTATTAGTATCATCAAATACAAATTATAATATTGAAGAACTtccaaaaatgtttagttagAATGCTAATTGCAGAGCTTGGACTATTCTCGCTTTAAGATTTAAATAGGAATCTTTCAATACAATGTATTAGCTAAATGAAATGTAATCATGACTTCTATGGAATAGGTTGGCTATTATGAGAAGCCATTACTTGTTATTGCTATGCTATATTAGAATGGTTAAATTACTATTAGCACTGTTAGACAAAATAACATTGAAATTCAAATGGATTCATCTAACCATGAAATCAACACAATGTTTGATTGAAAAACAACTGGTGGCAATTTATGTTAATTGTTCTcgatatttaattttaacagGTCAAGATTGTCAAGTAAAGATTGATATAAAACCacatatatttgtttgttcCACATCTTACagttttgaataaacaaaCGCACAATTATGATATAAACATTACATTTATATATGCTTACCATACCTCCCGTTTCAGCCGTGACAGTACCGGTTTTTACGGATTTGTCTTG of the Clavelina lepadiformis chromosome 7, kaClaLepa1.1, whole genome shotgun sequence genome contains:
- the LOC143466202 gene encoding uncharacterized protein LOC143466202 yields the protein MYENDEFTRLMPGIKDYVSVSKNVHKQKRLILCNLKELYATFCEKYPELKIRFSKFCSLRPKWCVPVSSKGSHSVCVCIQHQNAILLVDAANNNETYKTLIDKIVFSTVNKMCMLHRCEQCPGSPALEGFLLAQYDEELDDEVQCQQWKSTDTMDLITVLMMRYEWIQEIVRVLDDLTKHSFIAKCQSRYLNSRKSSVTDDTCVILLDFAENYTFTIQDEVQSYHWNQQQCTIHPAVVYYMQDHILMQQSFCFVSDDLTHDTAFVHGLLYKLTALIPSLSSTITKVEYFSDGCAGQYKNMLNLCHHKCDFNLEACWSFFATSHGKSPCDGVGGTVKRLVKTASLLRPTSDQM